The Macaca fascicularis isolate 582-1 chromosome 5, T2T-MFA8v1.1 genome segment ACTGTCCTGTATAAATGTGTTACCCAAGATAGTGAGTGCTatgaaaggagagggaagagggtgaCAGATGGAAATGATTGCTGTAGGACAGTCCATCTATCCagatggaggaggggaggggaagagaagtgGAAGAGAGATGGTCCTACAGATGCTCCCATGGGCAAATGATGGGTGTGTCTGTCCCTGCAGTCGGGCTGTGCCTGTACTTCACAGTCCTCTAAGAGGTGTCATTCAGGCTACCTCACTCagcctacccccacccccactcatGTTCCCTTTCCTCATGGGCTGCCCCCGCGACTGACTTCCATGACGACTGGTTCTCATTAGGCCCCTTGTTTCTACACCAGCCTTAGATCATTAAGACAAAGACATACTTGCTACCCTCATAGCACATAACCACACCTGGCAGatgaaaatcaaacaaaaagcATTAGGCAGTCTTAGAGCATTATCTTGTACCCTTACTAATCACATCCAGACCAGATATTTTCTAATCACAGTTTTGTATCATGTTAACTTTTTAAGCATAAAATGTGTATGTAGTAAAAAGTGCTTCTCAAGCTGTTCCAATAGGAAGTCAGCTATGTTTGAGTGAGGCTTATTTTGCTACCATGGTTTAAAGATCACGTAAAGGCTCAAGCTTAAACCCTGGGcagctggttaatttttttgccCCATGACCACAGTTCACACCTGAAGCTTAGCCAAGTCACTCCCCAAGAGAATCAAGCCCTAAAGTAATAATGGATCAGCACAAGTCTGTCAGTCCGTGCCACAGGGAAGAAAAGTTCACACTCACTGGAagcattatacacacacacacatatatatttctgcaCATTAGACAAAGGCCACTAGCAAATTTGAAACAATTCGGATGGCTGAATTTGGAGTCACACTGCCTTTATTTTATTCAGTGTGTTCCACAACCTCAGCCTCTTCCACATTGTTCTACAGCTTCTCCAATCCTTTGCAAACTGAATCAGTGAATCCCCCACCATGCGTGAACCACTTTATCCTCATGGCCAGTTTCTAGGAATCTATTGCTGCATTCTTCCCAGCGGGTAACTCCCCCATTCTCTACCAACACAAACTTCCACTCCACCACTGTATCTGCAGGCAGGAAAATGGAATGAGACCAGAACCCATCCTTGTTATAGTGGAGTGGGATGTAAGTGTTCCATCTCCCAAGACACTCATGGTCTCCAGTTACTGCAATGAATTGCACATCAGTGCTTGTGACATAATGGACCTGGAACCTGACACTAACTTGCTGAGACCCTGCAGGCATCACTGCTACCCTTTCTGTTTTCCCATGCACTTGCTGATCTCTTGCTTCCACCAGAGTGCTTCTTCCATTGTCCATTCCCTGGTTTAGGCTTAACACTGGAGCCTTAAGACTGCCACCCACACCAACATCCCCCCAAGATGAGTGCCTAGACACCATTTCCCACTCCTTGTGGTCAACCCGGTCCTGACTGTTCAAATGAGAGAGGCTCGCTTCTTCTTTAGCTCTGTTCATAAACAGGTTGCTAGAAGGCAACTTCTCTGCAAAACATGTAGCTGCTTTAGCAGATATCTCTTGTCCTTTTTGGAATCCCCATTCTCCCATAGGAGATTTGAGGCTTTCATTTCTTAAAACTTCAGAGTAACTCCTAGAGTTACTGGTCTCAGAGGTAGCTGAAGCTTCTGTGTCTGGAAACTGTCCAGAAGAAACATGTTCTCTTGAATTATCACAGACTTCCCTGGAAGGATTCTGCAATCTCCATGATGCTGCTTGCAGGTTACCAAGGTCTTTGGTCTTAGAAATCAAATGTCCATTGCTTTCTTGAAGATGCTCtaagaaatcaaaggaaaaatgtaaTAGAGTCAGGTAgttcatttaagaaaaaagttaGGCTGAGAAAATAGATTTAGTTACTGAAAGCTTTACTACTAATCAATCTGCAATTCACAAAGTCCCCCTCTATTAAAATAAAGTACTACTTAATTAACCAGTATGCTCCCAACACTGTGCTCTAAGAATACACATGTATATCTGACAATAAAAGGGACATCCAGGAGTATCAGTGTGCTAACACAAGTGTAAATGAAGTGGTAAGCTGTAGAGGCAGACATATAACCCCGTCACAGTCCCCGGTCTCCACAGTCCAGGCCATACTGGCATGCAGCCAAGTTAAGTTGCTTGGCTCCTATCATCAAagaatgttgtccaggctgtggGGCAAAGGGCTGCGTGGCTACCTTACAAACCAGAAGAGTACACTTGTACTCCCAAGGGAGGCGT includes the following:
- the STBD1 gene encoding starch-binding domain-containing protein 1: MGAVWSALLVGGGLAGALFVWLLRGDPGDTGKDGDAEQEKDSPLGAAAVPGGHQSGSGGLSPGPSGQELVTKPEHLQESNGHLISKTKDLGNLQAASWRLQNPSREVCDNSREHVSSGQFPDTEASATSETSNSRSYSEVLRNESLKSPMGEWGFQKGQEISAKAATCFAEKLPSSNLFMNRAKEEASLSHLNSQDRVDHKEWEMVSRHSSWGDVGVGGSLKAPVLSLNQGMDNGRSTLVEARDQQVHGKTERVAVMPAGSQQVSVRFQVHYVTSTDVQFIAVTGDHECLGRWNTYIPLHYNKDGFWSHSIFLPADTVVEWKFVLVENGGVTRWEECSNRFLETGHEDKVVHAWWGIH